From one Catenuloplanes nepalensis genomic stretch:
- a CDS encoding transposase — MSKGSGWDQRLVVGSGGKGLVGHAGAVLLRKCADRTGLTGGLNRILPRGAGPSWWDRGTVLVSLAVAIVCGATSMSDIGLLAHQGLVFGDPPSEATVRRALAGLDEAGLKRIGRARAKVRARVWDLLARRPAGFPWLTVAGKLLSGWVIIDLDATLITAHSNKQGAAATCKRGFGFHPLGAWCANTGESLAMLLRSGNAGSNTVTDHIRVLGDAIAQLPVAYRRKILIRIDGAGATHDLLAHIEQMNRLWRTVRFTVGWTITDVDETAIAALLETAWTDSLQQDGTATDQAQAAELTGLNQRVESWTPGLRLIVRRTRPTARHAKKLTDLEKRTGWRYQVVATNIRRLHGVAGSHHPQFLDVLHRSHDTRSYHPHQSGTKRSSRTGRAEIKTL, encoded by the coding sequence GTGAGCAAGGGTAGCGGGTGGGATCAGCGGCTGGTCGTCGGCTCGGGTGGGAAGGGTCTGGTCGGTCACGCGGGTGCGGTGCTGCTGCGTAAATGCGCGGACCGGACCGGTCTGACCGGCGGGTTGAATCGGATACTGCCCCGAGGCGCGGGGCCGAGTTGGTGGGATCGGGGCACGGTCCTGGTTTCCCTGGCGGTGGCGATCGTTTGCGGCGCGACGAGCATGTCCGATATCGGGCTGCTCGCCCATCAAGGGCTTGTGTTCGGTGATCCGCCGTCGGAAGCGACCGTCCGGCGGGCCCTGGCCGGGCTCGACGAGGCCGGGCTGAAGCGGATCGGTAGAGCCAGGGCGAAGGTCCGCGCCCGGGTCTGGGACCTGCTGGCCCGCCGCCCGGCCGGGTTTCCCTGGCTGACGGTGGCCGGGAAACTCCTTTCCGGGTGGGTGATCATCGACCTGGATGCCACCCTGATCACCGCTCACAGCAACAAGCAGGGCGCGGCCGCCACGTGCAAACGCGGGTTCGGGTTCCATCCGCTCGGGGCATGGTGTGCGAACACCGGCGAGTCCCTGGCCATGCTGCTGCGATCAGGCAACGCCGGCTCGAACACCGTCACTGACCACATCAGGGTCCTCGGCGACGCGATCGCGCAACTGCCGGTGGCCTACCGGCGCAAGATCCTCATCCGGATCGACGGTGCCGGCGCCACCCACGACCTGCTCGCACACATCGAGCAGATGAACCGGCTGTGGCGCACCGTGAGGTTCACCGTCGGCTGGACCATCACCGACGTCGACGAGACCGCGATCGCCGCCCTGCTCGAGACCGCATGGACCGACAGCCTGCAGCAGGACGGCACCGCCACCGATCAGGCCCAAGCCGCTGAACTGACCGGCCTCAACCAGCGGGTCGAGTCCTGGACCCCAGGGCTGCGGCTGATCGTGCGCCGGACCAGGCCCACCGCCCGGCACGCGAAAAAGCTCACCGACCTGGAGAAACGCACCGGCTGGCGATACCAGGTCGTCGCGACCAACATCCGCCGCCTCCACGGCGTGGCCGGCTCTCACCATCCGCAGTTCCTTGACGTGCTGCACCGTTCGCACGACACGCGGTCCTACCACCCTCACCAGTCAGGGACAAAACGGTCAAGCCGAACCGGACGGGCGGAGATCAAAACCCTCTGA
- a CDS encoding VOC family protein gives MDISINASFLPQDDPEAALGFYRDLLGFEVRKDVGFGGMRWLTVGPPGQPATSIVLTPPAVDPGITDDERRVITEMMAKGTYAGILLATTDLAGTFDRLQAADADIVQEPTDQPYGVRDCAVRDPAGNLIRIQQA, from the coding sequence ATGGACATCTCCATCAACGCCAGTTTCCTGCCGCAGGACGACCCGGAGGCCGCGCTCGGCTTCTACCGCGACCTGCTCGGCTTCGAGGTCCGCAAGGACGTGGGGTTCGGCGGCATGCGGTGGCTGACCGTCGGCCCGCCCGGGCAGCCCGCCACCTCGATCGTGCTCACCCCGCCCGCGGTCGACCCGGGCATCACCGACGACGAGCGCCGCGTCATCACCGAGATGATGGCTAAAGGCACGTATGCCGGCATTCTGCTCGCCACGACGGACCTGGCCGGCACGTTCGACCGGCTGCAGGCCGCGGACGCGGACATCGTGCAGGAGCCGACCGACCAGCCGTACGGGGTGCGCGACTGCGCGGTGCGCGACCCCGCGGGAAACCTGATCCGCATCCAACAGGCCTGA
- a CDS encoding response regulator, giving the protein MGRVGRHCPHVVLLDLRMPTMDDAEATAQVTARFPDTAVVVLTTYADDESIAGALRAGARSYLTKDAGRAEIAMALRAAAGGQAMFAPAVSARLTDAVNRPAPPKAREKPPDGLTQREAEVPGHLATGRTNRR; this is encoded by the coding sequence CTGGGTCGGGTCGGCCGCCATTGCCCGCACGTCGTCCTGCTGGACCTGCGCATGCCCACGATGGACGACGCCGAGGCGACCGCACAGGTCACCGCCCGCTTCCCGGACACGGCCGTGGTCGTGCTGACCACCTACGCCGACGACGAGTCGATAGCGGGCGCGCTGCGGGCCGGGGCACGCAGCTATCTCACCAAGGACGCCGGCCGGGCCGAGATCGCCATGGCGTTGCGGGCCGCGGCCGGCGGCCAGGCGATGTTCGCACCGGCGGTCTCCGCCCGACTGACCGACGCCGTCAACCGTCCCGCTCCTCCGAAAGCGCGCGAAAAGCCGCCAGACGGCCTCACTCAGCGCGAAGCGGAAGTGCCCGGTCACCTCGCGACAGGCCGGACCAATCGGAGATAG
- a CDS encoding helix-turn-helix transcriptional regulator: MDREFAQPLNVEALARDVHMSAGHLSRQFKLAYGESPYSYLMTRRIERAMALLRRGDLTVTDVCFEVGCSSLGTFTTRFTELVGMSPGVYRRSVVSAELPSCVAKAVTRPVRNAVRNGEVQVTAAHLG; this comes from the coding sequence ATGGACCGCGAGTTCGCGCAGCCGCTGAACGTGGAGGCGCTCGCCCGGGACGTGCACATGTCCGCCGGGCACCTCAGCCGGCAGTTCAAGCTCGCCTACGGCGAGTCGCCGTACTCGTACCTGATGACACGCCGGATCGAGCGCGCGATGGCGCTGCTACGCCGCGGCGACCTGACCGTCACCGACGTGTGCTTCGAGGTCGGCTGCTCCTCGCTCGGCACGTTCACCACCCGGTTCACCGAACTGGTCGGCATGTCGCCGGGCGTCTACCGGCGGTCTGTCGTCTCCGCCGAGTTGCCGTCGTGCGTGGCGAAGGCGGTCACCCGGCCGGTCCGGAATGCCGTCAGGAATGGAGAAGTCCAGGTCACCGCGGCGCACCTAGGGTGA
- a CDS encoding acetoacetate--CoA ligase: protein MGTPLWSPPADVRDNSRVGAYLAWLERERGLRFADYRALWEWSVADLPAFWSSIWDHFGVHAYDPPHAVLADPAMPGARWFPGATLNYAEHVLRAANTRVLARSQTRAPQDLTVQDLKDQVARVRAGLRARGVRRGDRVVAYAPNIPETLILLLATASLGAVFSSCAPEFGVRSVIDRWRQIAPRLLVAVDGYRYGEKAIDRRAEVAEIRTALPTLTHTVMITYLGDNGTDAEPWADLAAPTTEPLTFEPVPFDHPLYVLYSSGTTGLPKPIVHGHGGILLEHLKMLALHHDLGPGDRFLWFTTTGWMMWNLLVSGPAVGASIVLFDGNPAHPDLGAMWRLAEETGTTYFGTSAPFLMACRKAGLKPPKLERLRGIGSTGAPLPAEGFDWVYDSVHRDLRLDSLSGGTDVCTGFVGGSPLLPVRSGRIACRALGASVEAFDPAGKPVLDQLGELVITAPMPSMPVGFWGDEDGSRYREAYFDVFPGVWRHGDWITIAEDGSCVITGRSDATLNRGGVRLGTAEFYSVVEGLDEVADSLVVHLEETEELLLFVVPAKDLDLEDLRALIRKALRTGLSPRHVPDEIHPVGSVPRTLSGKKLEVPVKRILGGTPAGEAAAKGALANPESLAAFEQLAARRAARS from the coding sequence ATGGGTACACCGCTGTGGTCACCACCCGCCGACGTTCGCGACAACAGCCGCGTCGGCGCCTATCTTGCCTGGCTGGAGCGGGAGCGCGGGCTGCGCTTCGCCGACTATCGCGCGCTCTGGGAATGGTCGGTCGCCGATCTCCCCGCGTTCTGGTCGTCGATCTGGGACCACTTCGGCGTCCACGCCTACGACCCGCCGCACGCGGTTCTGGCCGATCCCGCGATGCCCGGCGCCCGCTGGTTCCCCGGCGCCACGCTCAACTACGCCGAGCACGTGCTGCGAGCGGCGAACACGAGAGTGCTGGCGAGAAGCCAGACCAGAGCGCCCCAGGACCTGACAGTTCAAGACCTCAAAGACCAGGTCGCGAGGGTACGGGCGGGTCTGCGCGCCCGCGGCGTCCGGCGCGGCGACCGGGTGGTGGCGTACGCGCCGAACATCCCGGAGACGCTGATCCTGCTGCTCGCCACCGCCAGCCTGGGCGCGGTCTTCTCCTCCTGCGCCCCCGAGTTCGGCGTCCGCAGCGTGATCGACCGCTGGCGGCAGATCGCGCCGAGGCTGCTGGTCGCGGTGGACGGCTACCGCTACGGCGAGAAGGCGATCGACCGTCGCGCCGAGGTCGCCGAGATCCGGACCGCGCTCCCGACGCTCACTCACACCGTCATGATCACCTATTTGGGTGACAACGGGACGGACGCCGAGCCGTGGGCGGATCTGGCCGCGCCGACCACCGAGCCGCTGACGTTCGAGCCGGTCCCGTTCGACCATCCGCTCTACGTGCTCTACTCCTCCGGCACCACCGGGCTGCCGAAGCCGATCGTGCACGGGCATGGCGGCATCCTGCTCGAGCACCTGAAGATGCTGGCGCTGCACCATGATCTCGGCCCCGGCGACCGCTTCCTCTGGTTCACCACGACCGGCTGGATGATGTGGAACCTCCTGGTCTCCGGCCCGGCCGTGGGCGCCTCGATCGTGCTGTTCGACGGCAACCCGGCACATCCGGACCTGGGCGCGATGTGGCGGCTGGCCGAGGAGACCGGAACCACCTATTTCGGCACGTCCGCACCGTTCCTGATGGCCTGCCGCAAGGCCGGGCTGAAGCCCCCGAAGCTGGAGAGACTGCGCGGGATCGGCTCGACCGGCGCGCCGCTGCCGGCCGAGGGCTTCGACTGGGTCTACGACTCCGTGCACCGTGACCTGCGCCTGGACTCGCTCTCCGGCGGCACGGACGTGTGCACCGGGTTCGTCGGCGGCTCGCCGCTGCTGCCGGTGCGGTCCGGGCGGATCGCCTGCCGGGCGCTGGGGGCGAGCGTGGAGGCGTTCGACCCGGCCGGGAAGCCGGTGCTGGACCAGCTCGGCGAGCTGGTGATCACGGCGCCGATGCCGAGCATGCCGGTCGGTTTCTGGGGCGATGAGGACGGTTCGCGATACCGGGAGGCGTATTTCGACGTGTTCCCGGGCGTGTGGCGGCACGGCGACTGGATCACGATCGCGGAGGACGGTTCCTGCGTGATCACCGGCCGGTCCGACGCCACGCTGAACCGGGGTGGGGTGCGGCTGGGCACCGCGGAGTTCTACTCGGTGGTGGAGGGCCTGGACGAGGTCGCGGATTCGCTGGTCGTGCATCTGGAGGAGACCGAGGAGTTGCTGCTCTTCGTCGTACCCGCGAAGGATCTTGATCTTGAAGATTTGCGGGCGCTGATCAGAAAGGCGTTGCGGACCGGTCTGTCGCCGCGGCATGTGCCGGACGAGATTCACCCGGTCGGGTCGGTACCGCGCACGCTGTCCGGCAAGAAGCTGGAGGTGCCGGTGAAGCGGATCCTCGGCGGGACACCGGCCGGCGAGGCGGCCGCGAAGGGCGCGCTGGCGAACCCGGAGTCGCTGGCCGCGTTCGAGCAACTCGCCGCGCGCCGTGCCGCACGAAGCTGA
- a CDS encoding mannose-1-phosphate guanylyltransferase yields MFYTVIPAGGSGTRLWPLSRAGHPKFLHPLTGTDESLLQATVARLAPLAPAERTLVVTGVSHAAAVARQLAGLPEGNILVEPSPRDSCAAIALAAAVIARREPEAVMGSFAADHLIADGAAYVEVLKDAIVGAESGLLMTVGINPTHPETGYGYLQCGDTIDGGPLLRVEEFKEKPSFEVAESYVASGRYRWNAGMFVWRVDVFLAELARQQPQLAAGISRIAAAWDTAEQEDVLGEVWPTLPKISVDYAVMEGAAAAGQVATVSGDFGWNDVGDFHTLGEVLSTDEAGNMVLGGDTSGDKPKVLIRDSSNLVVVPHSGRLVAALGVRDLIVVDTDDAVLVCPRDRAQDVKQLVDELKQRGEHALV; encoded by the coding sequence ATGTTCTACACCGTCATCCCGGCGGGCGGGAGCGGCACGCGTCTGTGGCCGCTGTCCCGTGCCGGTCACCCCAAGTTCCTGCACCCGCTGACCGGCACCGACGAGTCGTTGCTGCAGGCCACCGTGGCTCGCCTGGCGCCGCTGGCGCCGGCGGAGCGGACGCTCGTGGTGACCGGCGTGTCGCACGCCGCCGCGGTGGCTCGGCAGCTGGCCGGCCTGCCCGAAGGCAACATCCTGGTCGAGCCGTCGCCGCGTGACTCGTGCGCCGCGATCGCGCTGGCCGCGGCCGTGATCGCGCGCCGCGAGCCGGAGGCCGTGATGGGCTCGTTCGCGGCCGACCATCTGATCGCGGACGGCGCGGCCTACGTCGAGGTGCTCAAGGACGCGATCGTGGGCGCGGAGTCCGGCCTGCTGATGACGGTCGGCATCAACCCCACCCACCCGGAGACCGGCTACGGTTACCTGCAGTGCGGCGACACGATCGACGGCGGCCCGCTGCTGCGCGTCGAGGAGTTCAAGGAGAAGCCGTCCTTCGAGGTCGCCGAGTCGTACGTGGCGTCCGGCCGCTACCGGTGGAACGCCGGCATGTTCGTCTGGCGCGTCGACGTGTTCCTCGCCGAGCTGGCCCGGCAGCAGCCGCAGCTCGCGGCCGGCATCTCCCGCATCGCCGCCGCCTGGGACACCGCGGAGCAGGAGGACGTGCTCGGTGAGGTGTGGCCGACGCTGCCGAAGATCTCCGTCGACTACGCGGTGATGGAGGGCGCGGCCGCAGCCGGCCAGGTCGCCACCGTCTCCGGCGACTTCGGCTGGAACGACGTCGGCGACTTCCACACGCTCGGCGAGGTGCTCTCCACGGACGAGGCCGGCAACATGGTGCTCGGCGGCGACACCTCCGGTGACAAGCCGAAGGTGCTGATCCGCGACTCCAGCAACCTGGTCGTGGTGCCGCACTCCGGCCGTCTGGTCGCCGCGCTCGGCGTCCGCGACCTGATCGTGGTGGACACCGACGACGCGGTGCTGGTCTGCCCGCGCGACCGCGCGCAGGACGTCAAGCAGCTCGTCGACGAGCTCAAGCAGCGCGGCGAGCACGCGCTCGTCTGA
- a CDS encoding excinuclease ABC subunit UvrA has translation MSHVADSHDLIRVHGARENNLKDVSVELPKRRLTVFTGVSGSGKSSLVFATIAAESQRMINETYSAFVQGFMPTLARPDVDVLDGLTTAIIVDQQRMGADPRSTVGTATDANALLRILFSRIGKPYLGPPSAFSFNTASVSGSGALTVERGAATKAQKATFSRVGGMCVRCEGRGTVNDIDLSALYDDTKSLGEGALTIPGYSMEGWYGRIFAGSGWFDMDKPIKKFTKKEMHDLLYREPTKIKVDGINLTYTGLIPSIQKSYLSKDVEAMQPHIRAFVERAVTFQTCPECDGTRLNEGARACKIKGISIADACAMQISDLAGWAASLKEPSVAPLLDTLRHTLDSFTEIGLGYLSLERPAGTLSGGEAQRVKMIRHLGSSLTDVTYVFDEPTTGLHPHDIQRMNNLLLRLRDKGNTVLVVEHKPETIAIADHIVDLGPGAGTGGGEVCFEGTVDGLRASATVTGRHFDDRASLKPSVRTPTGKIEIRGAELHNLRGVDVNVPLGVLVVVTGVAGSGKSSLIHGSVAPLDGVVAIDQGAIRGSRRSNPATYTGLLEPIRKAFAKANGVKPALFSANSEGACPTCNGNGVIFTDLGMIAGVATTCEDCEGKRFQASVLEYRFGGRNISEVLTMPVAAAATFFGEGEARTPAAHTILSRLTDVGLGYLTLGQPLTTLSGGERQRLKLATHMGEKGGTYVLDEPTAGLHLADVEQLLGLLDRLVDSGKSVIVIEHHQAVMAHADWIIDLGPGAGHDGGKIVFEGTPMKLVTSRSTLTGQHLADYVGAHKL, from the coding sequence ATGAGCCACGTCGCCGACAGCCACGACCTGATCCGGGTGCACGGCGCCCGGGAGAACAACCTCAAGGACGTCAGCGTCGAGCTGCCGAAACGGCGGTTGACCGTGTTCACCGGCGTGTCCGGCTCCGGCAAGAGCTCGCTGGTCTTCGCCACCATCGCGGCCGAGTCACAACGCATGATCAACGAGACGTACAGTGCGTTCGTTCAAGGTTTCATGCCCACGCTGGCGAGGCCGGACGTCGACGTGCTGGACGGGCTGACCACGGCGATCATCGTGGACCAGCAGCGGATGGGCGCCGACCCGCGCTCCACCGTGGGCACGGCCACCGACGCGAACGCGCTGCTGCGCATCCTGTTCAGCCGGATCGGCAAGCCCTATCTGGGGCCGCCCAGCGCGTTCTCGTTCAACACCGCGTCGGTCAGCGGCAGCGGGGCACTGACCGTCGAACGCGGGGCCGCCACCAAGGCGCAGAAGGCGACGTTCTCCCGGGTCGGCGGCATGTGCGTGCGGTGCGAGGGCCGCGGCACCGTCAACGACATCGACCTGTCCGCGCTGTACGACGACACGAAGTCGCTCGGCGAAGGGGCGCTGACCATCCCGGGCTACAGCATGGAGGGCTGGTACGGGCGGATCTTCGCGGGCAGCGGCTGGTTCGACATGGACAAGCCGATCAAGAAGTTCACGAAAAAGGAGATGCACGATCTCCTCTACCGGGAACCGACGAAGATCAAGGTCGACGGCATCAACCTGACGTACACCGGGCTGATTCCGTCGATCCAGAAGTCGTATCTGTCGAAGGACGTGGAGGCGATGCAGCCGCACATCCGCGCGTTCGTCGAGCGGGCGGTCACGTTCCAGACATGCCCGGAGTGCGACGGGACCCGGCTGAACGAGGGTGCGCGCGCGTGCAAAATCAAGGGGATCAGCATCGCGGACGCGTGCGCGATGCAGATCTCCGATCTGGCGGGGTGGGCTGCTTCGCTGAAGGAGCCGTCCGTGGCGCCGCTGCTGGACACGCTGCGGCACACGCTGGACTCGTTCACCGAGATCGGGTTGGGTTACCTGTCGCTGGAACGGCCGGCGGGCACGCTCTCCGGGGGTGAGGCGCAGCGGGTCAAGATGATCCGGCACCTGGGTTCGTCGCTGACCGACGTCACGTACGTCTTCGACGAACCGACCACGGGGCTCCACCCGCACGACATTCAGCGTATGAACAACCTGCTGCTTCGGCTGCGGGACAAGGGCAACACGGTGCTGGTCGTCGAGCACAAGCCGGAGACGATCGCGATCGCGGACCACATCGTCGACTTGGGTCCCGGCGCCGGAACCGGCGGGGGTGAGGTGTGCTTCGAGGGTACGGTCGACGGGCTGCGTGCCAGTGCGACCGTCACCGGTCGGCACTTCGACGACCGGGCTTCGTTGAAGCCGTCGGTGCGTACGCCTACTGGAAAAATTGAGATCCGCGGTGCTGAGCTGCACAACCTGCGCGGCGTGGACGTGAACGTGCCGCTCGGCGTGCTGGTCGTGGTGACCGGTGTGGCCGGGTCCGGGAAGAGCTCGCTGATCCACGGCTCGGTCGCTCCACTGGACGGCGTCGTCGCGATCGACCAGGGCGCGATCCGTGGCTCCCGACGCAGCAACCCGGCCACCTACACCGGCCTGCTGGAACCGATCCGTAAGGCGTTCGCCAAGGCGAACGGGGTCAAGCCGGCGCTGTTCAGCGCGAACTCCGAGGGTGCCTGCCCCACGTGTAACGGCAACGGCGTCATCTTCACCGACCTCGGCATGATCGCCGGCGTGGCCACCACCTGCGAGGACTGCGAGGGTAAGCGGTTCCAGGCGTCGGTGCTGGAGTACCGCTTCGGCGGCCGGAACATCAGCGAGGTCCTGACCATGCCGGTCGCTGCGGCGGCGACGTTCTTCGGCGAGGGCGAGGCCCGCACGCCGGCCGCCCACACGATCCTGTCCCGCCTGACCGACGTCGGCCTCGGCTACCTTACGCTCGGCCAGCCCTTGACCACCCTTTCCGGCGGCGAACGCCAGCGCCTCAAGCTCGCGACGCACATGGGCGAGAAGGGCGGCACCTACGTCCTGGACGAGCCCACCGCCGGCCTGCACCTAGCCGACGTGGAGCAGCTCCTAGGCCTGCTGGACCGGCTGGTCGACTCCGGCAAATCAGTCATCGTCATCGAGCATCACCAGGCCGTCATGGCCCACGCCGACTGGATCATCGATCTGGGTCCCGGCGCCGGCCACGACGGCGGAAAAATCGTCTTCGAAGGCACCCCGATGAAACTGGTCACGTCCCGATCAACGCTGACCGGCCAACACCTCGCTGACTACGTCGGCGCCCACAAGCTGTAG
- a CDS encoding glycosyltransferase family 4 protein, which yields MTAGQPPRVLVDATSVPADRGGVGRYVDGLLGALGGMVGSAVDLAVVALRTDTERYARMLPGAEIVAAPAAVAHRPARLAWEQTGLPMLAQQVGARVLHSPFYTCPLRAMCPVTVTVHDATFFTEPEHYDKSKRTFFRSAIKTSLRRANRVIVPSKATRDELIRLLDADPTMIDVAYHGVDHTAFHAPTDEEKARVRARLGLGGMQYVAFLGAKEPRKNVPNLIRGWVRAVADRDDPPALVIAGGQGHDDDIDRAMAEVPPHLRLLRPGYLRYADLPGFLGGALVAAYPSYGEGFGLPILEAMACAAPVLTTPRLSLPEVGGDAVAYTSEEPVRIAADLISLLDDEPRRRTLAKAGFDRAKEFTWESSADVHVAAWTRAAA from the coding sequence GTGACCGCCGGTCAACCGCCCCGCGTTCTCGTCGACGCCACCAGCGTCCCCGCCGATCGTGGCGGGGTCGGCAGATATGTCGACGGCCTGCTCGGCGCGCTCGGCGGCATGGTCGGCAGCGCCGTCGACCTGGCCGTGGTCGCGCTGCGGACGGACACCGAGCGATACGCGCGGATGCTGCCCGGCGCCGAGATCGTCGCCGCCCCGGCCGCGGTCGCGCACCGCCCGGCCCGGCTCGCCTGGGAGCAGACCGGCCTGCCGATGCTGGCCCAGCAGGTCGGCGCGCGGGTGCTGCACTCGCCGTTCTACACCTGCCCGCTGCGCGCGATGTGCCCGGTGACCGTGACCGTCCACGACGCCACGTTCTTCACCGAGCCGGAGCACTACGACAAGTCGAAGCGCACGTTCTTCCGCAGCGCGATCAAGACGTCGCTGCGCCGGGCCAACCGGGTGATCGTGCCCAGCAAGGCCACCCGCGACGAGCTGATCCGGCTGCTGGACGCCGACCCGACGATGATCGACGTGGCGTACCACGGGGTCGACCACACCGCGTTCCACGCGCCCACCGACGAGGAGAAGGCGCGCGTGCGGGCCCGGCTCGGCCTGGGCGGCATGCAATATGTCGCGTTCCTCGGCGCGAAGGAGCCGCGGAAGAACGTGCCGAACCTGATTCGTGGCTGGGTGCGCGCGGTCGCCGACCGGGACGACCCGCCGGCGCTGGTCATCGCGGGCGGTCAGGGGCACGACGACGACATCGACCGGGCCATGGCCGAGGTGCCGCCGCACCTGCGCCTGCTCCGCCCGGGCTACCTGCGCTACGCGGACCTGCCGGGCTTCCTCGGCGGCGCGCTCGTCGCGGCGTACCCGTCGTATGGCGAGGGTTTCGGTCTGCCGATCCTGGAGGCGATGGCCTGCGCCGCCCCGGTGCTCACCACGCCCCGGCTGTCGCTGCCGGAGGTCGGTGGCGACGCGGTCGCCTACACGTCCGAGGAGCCCGTCCGGATCGCGGCGGACCTGATCTCACTGCTCGACGACGAGCCGCGCCGGCGGACGCTGGCGAAGGCCGGCTTCGACCGAGCCAAGGAGTTCACCTGGGAGTCCAGCGCGGACGTGCACGTCGCCGCGTGGACACGCGCGGCAGCCTGA
- a CDS encoding Uma2 family endonuclease, with the protein MTVEMVAPDWMHGLVTAEQYATWTAEQCAGVEIVDGMVLVSPGASKRHNRLARLLANALDAAGSDWNADTGFDVRLQDVPLNNRRPDVTVYRAETIDVTPTRPEQVLLVVEVVSPGSETTDRIVKTDQYAKAGIQFYWRVEQAATGAPILYTYVLDPAARRYRDGEVFTGTAKLAAPFPIEIDLGQI; encoded by the coding sequence ATGACCGTAGAGATGGTCGCGCCAGACTGGATGCATGGGCTGGTGACAGCTGAGCAATACGCGACGTGGACGGCGGAGCAGTGCGCAGGCGTCGAGATCGTGGACGGGATGGTTCTCGTGAGTCCCGGCGCATCAAAGCGGCACAACCGCCTGGCCAGACTCCTGGCGAACGCCCTGGACGCCGCGGGCTCGGATTGGAACGCTGACACCGGCTTCGACGTCCGGCTCCAGGACGTACCGCTGAACAACCGCCGTCCCGACGTGACGGTGTACCGGGCGGAGACGATCGACGTCACCCCGACACGACCCGAGCAGGTGCTCCTCGTGGTCGAGGTCGTCTCTCCCGGTTCCGAGACGACCGACCGGATCGTCAAGACAGATCAGTACGCGAAGGCCGGAATTCAGTTCTACTGGCGTGTCGAGCAGGCCGCCACCGGCGCACCCATCCTTTACACCTACGTTCTCGACCCGGCGGCCCGCCGCTACCGCGACGGCGAGGTCTTCACCGGCACGGCGAAGCTGGCCGCCCCCTTCCCCATCGAGATCGACCTCGGTCAGATCTGA
- a CDS encoding LuxR C-terminal-related transcriptional regulator produces the protein MFVTEATIKTHINNAFAKIGACNRTEAAGYAERHHCRQSAARSSR, from the coding sequence TTGTTCGTCACGGAAGCGACCATTAAGACCCATATCAACAATGCGTTCGCGAAGATCGGCGCATGCAATCGCACCGAGGCCGCCGGATACGCCGAGCGGCATCATTGTCGGCAATCAGCAGCACGTAGCTCACGCTGA